From one Thalassospira lucentensis genomic stretch:
- a CDS encoding mechanosensitive ion channel family protein, which yields MDEITTEIDSLNSEVIDHMTNWVDMLGGGEIGRYVVAGVVLLFVFVIKRVLAHGVIGGLRKLAHQRKHSTAAHVLDAFEAPVQLLVILGGVYFAVEILDLPKNVDAVLFELIGIFATFSVFWALFRSIEPLAMSFNNLAGRFGGGLGDDLRQFFIRAVKTLIVVIGVVVLLENWGIDVSAFLGGLGLAGMAVALAAKDSVANIFGGLTILADNLYKRGDWIETPHFEGTVEVVGLRATKVRTFAKALVTMPNAQIVDSPVINWSRMTHRRIKMLIGVEYRTTADQIEKIVEDIRSFLKNDDDVAQTDVAQMVHLSDFGASSINIDLYYFTTTTDWVKWRDIRNRHIIAFKRIVEDNDAAFAFPSQSLYVETLPEKMPEDMANKANDDRAKTTRQIG from the coding sequence ATGGATGAAATTACAACCGAGATTGACAGCCTGAATAGCGAAGTCATTGACCATATGACCAATTGGGTCGATATGCTGGGGGGCGGTGAAATCGGCAGATATGTTGTTGCTGGTGTTGTCCTGCTGTTCGTATTCGTTATAAAGCGGGTTCTGGCTCACGGTGTAATTGGCGGGCTGCGAAAGCTGGCTCATCAGCGCAAACACAGCACCGCTGCCCATGTTCTGGATGCTTTCGAGGCCCCGGTTCAGCTTCTGGTTATTCTTGGTGGCGTGTATTTTGCCGTCGAAATTCTTGATCTGCCGAAAAATGTTGATGCCGTTCTGTTCGAATTGATCGGCATATTTGCAACCTTCTCGGTTTTCTGGGCGTTGTTCAGATCGATAGAGCCGCTTGCCATGTCGTTCAACAATCTGGCAGGTCGGTTTGGTGGCGGTCTTGGCGATGATTTGCGCCAGTTCTTTATCCGGGCGGTTAAAACGTTGATCGTTGTGATCGGTGTTGTTGTCCTGCTGGAAAACTGGGGCATTGATGTTTCGGCGTTTCTGGGCGGCCTTGGTCTTGCCGGGATGGCTGTGGCGCTGGCTGCCAAGGATTCGGTCGCCAATATTTTCGGCGGGCTAACCATTCTTGCCGATAATCTTTACAAACGCGGAGACTGGATCGAAACGCCTCATTTCGAAGGGACCGTTGAGGTTGTCGGTCTTCGCGCGACCAAGGTGCGTACGTTTGCCAAGGCATTGGTGACCATGCCGAATGCGCAGATTGTCGATTCCCCAGTGATCAATTGGTCACGAATGACCCATCGCCGGATCAAAATGCTGATCGGTGTCGAATACCGTACCACTGCCGATCAGATTGAAAAGATTGTCGAGGATATCCGTTCATTTCTGAAAAATGATGATGACGTCGCACAAACCGATGTTGCGCAGATGGTGCATTTATCGGATTTCGGGGCAAGTTCGATCAATATCGATCTGTATTACTTTACAACCACCACTGACTGGGTGAAATGGCGTGATATTCGCAATCGCCATATCATTGCATTCAAGCGTATTGTCGAAGATAACGACGCCGCGTTTGCCTTCCCGTCGCAGTCACTTTATGTCGAAACCCTGCCGGAAAAAATGCCTGAAGACATGGCGAACAAAGCCAATGATGACCGTGCCAAAACAACGCGACAAATCGGATGA